A part of Bacillus rossius redtenbacheri isolate Brsri chromosome 1, Brsri_v3, whole genome shotgun sequence genomic DNA contains:
- the LOC134539262 gene encoding transmembrane protein 199 encodes MGSIRVSVSPGLREACRGAVQGSGDVPGAVLAAAEGAGAWLGVPEVRWLQEHLPPDVHVHELLRGCEVCLPGLQVPQRDPQLEARVLRLRAEQAAREYRAMTRNVDSAGPHQYHRDDSLAYQMKQINRQLIAVFQFVVSVAAGFAFGFVGVELMVGQLEFGFRLLLGVMCALVIALAEMYFLAKKLNEDLAPPPAPVKQHSE; translated from the exons ATGGGCAGCATCAGAGTGTCTGTGTCGCCGGGGCTGCGCGAAGCGTGCCGGGGTGCGGTCCAGGGCTCCGGGGATGTGCCGGGAGCCGTTCTGGCAGCGGCAGAGGGGGCCGGGGCCTGGCTGGGCGTGCCGGAGGTGCGCTGGCTGCAGGAGCACCTGCCCCCGGACGTTCACGTGCACGAGCTGTTGCGCGGGTGCGAGGTGTGCCTCCCGGGGCTCCAAGTGCCCCAGCGCGACCCCCAGCTAGAGGCCCGTGTGCTGCGGCTGCGTGCAGAGCAGGCCGCCCGCGAGTACCGCGCCATGACGCGCAACGTGGACTCTGCCGGCCCGCACCAGTACCACCGTGATGACTCCCTCGCCTACCAGA TGAAGCAGATCAACCGGCAGCTGATAGCCGTATTCCAGTTCGTGGTGTCCGTAGCAGCCGGCTTTGCATTTGGCTTTGTGGGCGTGGAGCTCATGGTGGGGCAGTTGGAGTTTGGGTTCCGCCTGCTGCTCGGCGTGATGTGCGCGCTCGTGATCGCGCTGGCCGAGATGTACTTCCTGGCCAAGAAGCTTAACGAGGACCTGGCCCCACCGCCTGCCCCCGTCAAACAGCATTCAGAGTAG
- the LOC134539272 gene encoding N-alpha-acetyltransferase 10, producing MNIRCARPEDLMNMQHCNLLCLPENYQMKYYFYHGLSWPQLSYVAEDEKGQIVGYVLAKMEEDTEDAPHGHITSLAVKRSHRRLGLAQKLMDQASRAMVECFNAKYVSLHVRKSNRAALNLYTTTLKFAISEIEPKYYADGEDAYAMKRDLSSFGAKLPLPAPPSPPQ from the exons ATGAACATCCGATGTGCGCGGCCGGAGGACCTCATGAACATGCAGCACTGCAACTTGCTGTGCCTGCCCGAGAACTACCAGATGAAGTACTACTTCTACCACGGCTTGTCATGGCCTCAGCTCAGCTATGTGGCAGAGGACGAGAAG GGACAGATAGTGGGCTACGTGCTGGCCAAGATGGAGGAGGACACAGAGGACGCACCGCACGGCCACATCACGTCTCTGGCCGTGAAGCGCTCGCACCGCCGGCTCGGACTTGCGCAGAAGCTCATGGACCAGGCGTCACGTGCCATGGTGGAATGCTTCAATGCCAAGTACGTGTCGCTGCACGTGCGCAAGAGCAACCGCGCGGCCCTCAATCTCTACACCACCACGCTCAAGTTCGCCATCTCCGAAATAGAGCCCAAGTACTACGCAGACGGAGAGGATGCCTACGCCATGAAGCGCGACCTGTCCTCGTTCGGGGCCAAGCTGCCACTGCCGGCGCCACCCAGCCCGCCCCAGTGA